From Tripterygium wilfordii isolate XIE 37 chromosome 13, ASM1340144v1, whole genome shotgun sequence, the proteins below share one genomic window:
- the LOC120013773 gene encoding uncharacterized protein LOC120013773, translating to MDPLPSVNKVFSLITQDEKQRAVSSQVVGRTPESVAFAVKNGTSHSNRSYAPRNAHLKCDRCNITGHTTDSCRAHLKCDYCGFKGHTVDACRKLKRANFHGDKKGNSGFSSKAHYAEYKPDNSTSESPSYHLTADQYHNLLALIDQTKTTSMANQVSSASTISNLSGPTLGEDDWDGR from the exons ATGGATCCTCTACCGTCGGTCAACAAGGTATTCTCTCTCATTACTCAGGATGAAAAACAACGGGCTGTTTCTTCGCAGGTTGTGGGCAGGACACCAGAATCTGTGGCCTTCGCTGTCAAGAATGGAACATCCCATTCTAACAGATCATATGCCCCAAGGAACGCCCATCTCAAATGTGACCGATGCAATATCACGGGACACACTACTGATAGCTGCCGAGCACATCTAAAGTGTGACTATTGTGGTTTTAAAGGCCATACTGTTGATGCATGCCGTAAATTAAAGCGAGCCAACTTCCATGGAGACAAAAAGGGGAACTCGGGTTTTTCTTCCAAAGCCCATTATGCTGAATACAAGCCTGACAATTCTACATCAGAATCTCCATCTTACCACCTCACTGCAGATCAATATCATAATTTACTTGCTCTCATTGATCAGACCAAGACAACTTCCATGGCAAATCAAGTGAGCTCAGCCTCAACAATAAGCAACCTTTCAG GACCGACACTCGGGGAAGACGATTGGGACGGGCGTTGA
- the LOC120012595 gene encoding uncharacterized protein LOC120012595 → MATDGEKTPEKSETLNNSAANKFDDPNNPLYLHHSDQPGLVLVTQLLTQNNYPIWSHAMLMALTTKNKDGFVNGVITKPLSGTAEAVRQWTRCNLLVKGWILNTISPAIAESVMYNDTALALWNELQERFSQNNSVDLFHIEQEIHDCVQGGTNIGEYYTKLKTLWDKRDALSPLPPCTGDTAKALFQYQQTQRTIKFLMGLNEVYAPARG, encoded by the coding sequence ATGGCCACCGACGGTGAGAAGACACCGGAGAAATCCGAGACACTCAACAATTCCGCTGCCAACAAGTTCGATGATCCGAACAATCCTTTGTACCTCCATCACTCGGATCAACCAGGATTGGTCCTTGTTACACAGCTCTTAACTCAGAACAATTACCCTATCTGGAGCCATGCCATGCTCATGGCTCTCACCACCAAGAACAAAGACGGGTTTGTCAATGGTGTTATCACAAAACCTCTTTCTGGAACAGCAGAAGCAGTCCGACAGTGGACTCGTTGTAATCTACTCGTCAAAGGATGGATTCTCAACACAATTTCCCCGGCCATTGCAGAAAGTGTCATGTACAATGACACCGCTTTAGCACTTTGGAATGAGCTTCAAGAGCGATTCTCTCAAAACAACAGTGTGGATCTCTTTCATATTGAACAAGAAATTCATGACTGTGTCCAAGGTGGCACAAATATTGGTGAATACTACACCAAGCTAAAAACTCTATGGGATAAGCGAGATGCATTAAGCCCTCTTCCACCTTGCACTGGTGACACAGCAAAGGCGCTATTCCAATATCAACAAACGCAGCGCACCATAAAGTTCCTCATGGGACTTAATGAAGTTTATGCCCCGGCTCGCGGATAA